A region of Paenibacillus sp. JNUCC-31 DNA encodes the following proteins:
- a CDS encoding pentapeptide repeat-containing protein, with translation MNRKDSLKHFYADQVEPERVRLMEDLRRTLESRSTELTAEYMEHFREFIKEVALAQEVRTKEKIAYIQYSILRTEVLGGAMNVLVEACDSSWLLDRRPVRAFYSAQWAYECVERMIERLKQTLASYQGAVTAVELEGIRLQQVPLVNRYLVYFIRRCGYLLEDMELHLQMKLEHNFEVRVGEYLDASECVFRLDQRERSIEEIGEELEESNGIAVMYAYFQGLSMAEMECSDLDFRFSRFENIDLKLTDFQRCMLVGTRWRNCEMEGVNFSNSLIYGADFSGCSLQGAVFRGVVGDMGRPEGLVQGPGYDAVNFKNSNLKGADFRGADLRGANFSGANLVDTLWSNANIEGAIFDNVEGRTGLSNTFA, from the coding sequence ATGAACCGAAAGGATTCGTTGAAGCACTTTTATGCCGATCAGGTGGAGCCAGAGCGAGTCAGGCTGATGGAGGATTTAAGGCGTACATTAGAGAGCAGATCAACCGAATTGACGGCAGAATATATGGAACATTTCAGAGAGTTTATTAAAGAAGTTGCGCTTGCTCAAGAGGTTAGGACAAAAGAGAAAATCGCCTACATCCAGTACTCTATATTGCGAACGGAAGTACTGGGTGGGGCGATGAATGTGCTGGTTGAGGCTTGTGATTCGTCGTGGTTGCTGGACCGCAGGCCAGTTCGAGCGTTCTATTCTGCACAATGGGCCTATGAATGTGTAGAACGGATGATCGAAAGATTGAAACAGACTTTAGCTTCTTATCAAGGTGCCGTGACGGCTGTGGAACTGGAAGGTATTCGGTTGCAGCAGGTACCTTTGGTGAACCGGTATCTCGTCTATTTCATCCGACGATGCGGCTATTTGCTAGAAGACATGGAATTGCATTTGCAAATGAAACTTGAACATAACTTCGAAGTACGTGTAGGGGAGTATCTTGATGCGAGCGAATGCGTATTCCGATTGGATCAGAGAGAGCGAAGCATTGAAGAAATTGGCGAGGAACTGGAGGAAAGCAATGGTATTGCTGTCATGTATGCGTATTTTCAAGGACTGAGTATGGCGGAAATGGAGTGCAGCGACTTGGACTTTCGTTTCAGCAGATTTGAGAATATAGATTTGAAATTGACCGATTTTCAACGTTGCATGCTTGTGGGCACACGCTGGCGGAATTGTGAAATGGAAGGGGTGAACTTCTCAAATAGTCTTATTTATGGAGCGGATTTCAGTGGTTGCTCCCTACAAGGGGCTGTATTCAGAGGTGTAGTTGGAGATATGGGACGCCCAGAGGGACTTGTACAGGGACCTGGGTATGATGCAGTTAACTTCAAGAATTCAAACCTGAAAGGAGCAGATTTTAGAGGGGCTGACCTTCGAGGTGCCAACTTCAGCGGAGCTAATCTGGTAGATACACTGTGGAGTAATGCCAATATTGAAGGGGCGATTTTTGACAATGTCGAAGGGAGGACAGGGTTATCCAATACTTTCGCTTAA